The window ACCGTGCGGGACAGGTCGTAGCGGCCGGGCTCGCCGGCCGCGGTCTCGGCGAGGGCCGCCAGGGCGCGGTCGACGTCGTCGAGCGTCTGCGGCCAGCCGCCCCCGTCGTCGCCGGTGCGGCGGTACTCCACGTTCCACACCGCCCACCCGGCGGCGGCCAGGTCGCGGGCCAGCGGATCCATGAGCCCGGCGTCGAGCCCGTCCCGCCACCAGCCGCCGTGCAGCAGGGCGGCGACGGGCGCGGGCGCGCCGCCCTCCGGTTCCCACAGGTGCGCGATCTGGCTGGGGTGCTCTCCGTAGGACACGGTGGTGGGCACGCGTCGCTCCTCGTCGTCGGGATGGCCTCCCGCGGACGGTAACAGCCCTCTCCCCACCTCCCCCACCGCGCGTCCCCACGATGCGCTCCGGCGGGGTCGCGGGGCCCCTGGCACACGGCAGCGCCGACGGCGGGGCCGTCGGCGCTGTCGGGCGTCCTGGCGTGACCGGAGAGCGGGTCCTAGAAGGCGGGACCGGCGGCCATGGCCTCGTCGATGGTCGTGGAGCGGGCCTCCTCGACCTCCTCGACCAGGTCGTCCTCGTGCGCCTCGAACTCCTCGACCACGGCGGCGGAGAAGCTGCGCAGGGCGATCTCCTCGGTGAGGATGTCGCCGCGGACGCGGTTGTTCTCACCGATCTGGGCGGTCGGGCTGTTGGCGGAGGTGGACAGGTCACCGCCGACGATGTTGTTGTCGATGTAGACGCCGCCGCTGACGCCGGTGACGCTCAGGTCGCCGTCGACGTAGTTGACGGAGGAGCAGAAGCCCTCCTGCTCCCCGGCGCCGACCGCGACCGGACCCGTGCCGCCGCTGTAGGTGGCCGCGCCGATCACCTCGCTGTCGCAGAGGATGCCGCCGCTGGCGGGGTTGTTGACGGTCAGGGCGCCGCGCACCACGGAGTCGTAGATGTCGGCGTACTCGACACCGTCGGCCTTGACGGCGCCGCCGATGCGCGAGCCGGAGACGTAGACGGCGCCGACCTCGGCGTTGATGCTGTGGACGGAGGAGTCCACCACGTAGGCGAAGCCGTCGGTGTTGCCGCCGTCGACCGGGACGGCGCGCAGGGCGGCACCCGTGGAGCTGTTCTCCAGGTAGGTGCCGTAGGAGCCGCGGTTGACCACGCGGTCGCCGACGGAGGTCTCCTGGGAGTCGAAGTAGGCGTCCTGCTGGACGGTCACCTTCCCCTCGATCTCACCGCCGATGATGTGCAGGTTGGCACCCTGGCGCACGGTGACGTCGCCCTGGATGACCGTGCCGTCCAGGAAGCAGCTCTTGCCGGCGGGGACCGCGAGGTCCGTGGGCAGGGTGATGGCACCGCCGTGGCCCGAGCAGAGGGTGACCAGGTCAGCCTGGGCGGGGGAGGCCATCAGCGTGACACCACCGACGGTCAGGGCGGTCGTGGCGATGGCAGCGACCTTGCTCCGGAGCTTCATTCGGGGGATTCCTTTCGTTGTGACCGTGGGGGGGCGACACTCCGAGCGATGCGGAGGCGCGCCGTGAGACACCACAGTGAAATTACCGACCAGCCGTCCCTTTGGGAATACGTGCTAGACGAAGATTCGCTTCTGTCCAGGTTTCCAGCGGGAAAACGCTCCAGATGCCAACGGCCCCCCGAACCCCGGAAGTGACTCTCGGTCGCACAACGGACACACGCGTCAGGCCGGCCCCGTGGCGTGCGGTCCTTTGCGGCCCGGGGCCGCCGCCCCGAGGGCGGCCCCGGCGCGCGCGGCTACTTGAGGTGGCCGTCCCCGGTGACCACGTACTTGGTGGAGGTCATCTCGGTCAGCCCCATCGGGCCTCTGGCGTGCAGCTTCTGGGTGGAGATGCCGATCTCCGCGCCGAAGCCGAACTCGCCGCCGTCGGTGAACCTGGTGGAGGCGTTGACCATGACCGCCGCGGAGTCCACCCGGGAGACGAAGTACCGGGAGGCCTTCAGCGAGTCGGTGACGATGGCCTCGGTGTGCTGGGTGGAGTACCTGCGGATGTGGGCCAGCGCCTCGTCGATGGTGGGCACCACCCGCACGGCCAGGTCCATGGACAGGTACTCGGTCGCCCAGTCCTCCTCCGTGGCCTCGACCACCCGGGCCCCGGTCGGGTGGGCGGCGGCGGCCTCCAGCACCCGGGGGTCGCCGTGCACGGTCACGCCGCTCTCGCCGAGGGCCCGCAGCACGCGTGGCAGGAACTCCTCGGCCACGGCCTCGTGCACCAGCAGGGTCTCGGCGGAGTTGCACACCGAGCAGCGCTGCGCCTTGGCGTTGGTGGTGATGGCCACGGCCTTGTCGAGGTCGGCGTCGGCGTCCACGTAGACGTGGCACAGGCCCTCGCCGGTCTCGATGACCGGCACGGTGGAGTCGCGCACCACGGCCTGGATGAGGGAGCCCCCGCCGCGCGGGATGAGCACGTCCACCAGGCCGCGCGCCCGCATGAGCGCGGTGGAGGACTCGCGGGTGCGACCGGGCACCATCTGGACGGCGTCCACCGGGACCCCGGTGCCCTCCAGGGCGTCCCGCAGGACCCCGACGATGGCGGTGTTGGAGGAGTAGGCCGAGGAGGAGCCGCGCAGCAGGGCGGCGTTGCCGCTCTTGAGGCACAGGGCGGCGGCGTCCACGGTGACGTTGGGGCGGCCCTCGTAGATGATGCCGATGACACCGAGCGGCACCCGGATCTGGCGCAGGTCCAGGCCGTTGGGCAGCACGGATCCGCGCACGGACTCGCCCACCGGATCGGGGAGCTCGACGATCTCGCGGACGGCCTCGGCGATGGCCTCGATCCGCTGCGGGGTGAGGGTGAGCCGGTCGACCATGGCCGGGCTGGTGCCGTCCTCGCGGGCCCGCGCCACGTCCTCGGCGTTGGCCGCGGTGATCTCGTCGGACCGCTTGACCAGGGCGTCGGCGATCGCCAGCAGCGCGGCGTCCTTGACCGCCCGGCTGAGCGGGGCGAGGTCGGCCGCCGCGTCCCTGGCCCGCCCGGCTACCGCGTGGACCTCGCGCTCGATGTCACTCATGGTGCTCTCTCTTGGTTGGGAGGCCATCCCGGCGTACCCGCCCTGCGGCGTCGAAGGGTCTCAGGGGCATGCGCCGGGGTGAACGCTTTCAGCGTATAGCGCGGCCCCGCCGGACGGAGGTTGTCCACAGGGCGGAGTCGGGCGCGCACGGCCGGGCCGTCCGGTCCGGCCCGCCACCTCGGCGTCCACCGGACGGACGCTGGTACCCCAACCCGGACCGGTCACCGGGCGTGACGTCCCACGGGCCGCACGTGAGGAAGGTCATATAACGCGGGAGACAAGGGCCCGTCTCAGGGGAACGCCCCCGACGACGGACGATAACGAAAGGTGTCGACGCGGTCACACGGCCCCGGAGAGCGCCTCGGATATCGTCGCATTCTCTCGAATGGACGCATTCCGAAGGCAGCTGCGGCCCGCCCCGCCGACGACTGGACGACGAAGTCCAGGGAACTTCTGGTCACTTCGGATTCATGGCTATGCAGCAGTACGAACTACCGTGATCGGCCGCATTTGAGTACACCAGGAACGCGAGTGCGAGAATGACAACGAATTTCGGTCCGCGAACGAGCCTCGGCGGGGCTCCGTCCACGGCAGGGGCACTGGCCCGGCTGTCCAGGATTCCGGTGCTGCGGGAGAAGTACCTCCGCCACGTCTCCGGGGCCTCCGCGCCGGAGCTGTCCGACCTCCCCACGCTCGACAGGGACGAACTGGGCCGGGCGATCGACACCCTGGTGCGCACCGACCCGTCCGCCCTGACCCGCGCCTCCCTGAACGTCATGGGGGGCACCCGGTCGACCATGCGCCTGGGGGCGGTCCCGGCGGACCTGTACCTGGACGAGATCGCGCCGCACGTGCGCCCCTTCGAACAGGGCGACCTGTTCACCACCCTCGGCACCCCGTTCCACATGCGGGCCTGCCAGGAGCTGCACAACGGACTCGCCGCCAGGGCCGGAGTGCCCACACTCTCCATGGACGCGCCGACCGACCAGATGATCGACGCCTACCTCGACCTGTTCGAGCGCCACGGGGTCAACGCCCTGGGCACCACCCTCGACACCTTCCGGAGCCTGCTCCGTTACTGCGCCGCGTCCGGCCGGGACCTCGGGTTCCTGCGCAAGGTGCTGTGGAGCGGTCCGGCCATGGACGCCGCCACCCGAGCGCTGATCCGGACACACTTTCCCCACCTGCGCACATGGGCGCTCTTCGGCTCGGCGGAGACCTGGATCATCGGGCACAGCGGCCCGGACTGCGCCAACGACACCCTCCACCCGCTCCCCCACCAGTACACGGAGATCGTCGACGGGCGCATGCTGGTGACCGTCACACACGAGAAGGCGGTCGTCCCGCTGCTGCGCTACGAGACCGGGGTCGCGGCCGAATGGACGGCCTGCCCCTGCGGCCTGCCCGGTCCCGCGGTGCGCACCCACAGCCGCATAGACGCCCCGATGGGGCCGCTCAGCCGCGTGGTCTCCCCCCTCGACCTCGTGCCGCTGGCCCTGCGGCTCGACTCGGTGGAGGCGGCCCAGGTCGTCCTGGTCGATCCCCACACCGAGGACGAACGGCTCCACCTGCGGGTCCGGCTGCGCCCGGAGACCAGGTCCGAGCTCTACACCGGCGAGTGGATCCGGCAGCACGTGCTGTCCGAGTCGCTGGGGCTGTCCGAGGTGACGGAGGAGGCTCCGGAGTCCTTCGAGGTCATCGTCTCCCGGCACATGCTGCGGGAACTCCCGGACGGGTCGGCCCCCGAGTTCCTGGTGCGCGAGGGGGGACGCCTCCGAATCCAATCGATATCGAGTCAGGGTCAGGGTTCTTATGGTACCTTCTCGGCATAGGTTCAGGAGGGCGGGTCGCACGCGCCGTATGCGGCGCCCAGGTCACACCCCCGGGTAGCACCTCCCTGAGTCGCGTCGAGCACGACCACCGAGCACAGGAGTGCGCATGCGGACTGTTCCGCTGACCACCGACGGCCCCACCGTGTCCGCCCAGGGGCTGGGCTGCATGGGGATGAGCGAGTTCTACGGCCCGGGAGACGAGGCCGACTCCCTCGCGACCCTGCACCACGCCCTGGACCTGGGCGTCGGCTTCCTCGACACCGCGGACATGTACGGGCACGGGGCCAACGAGGAGCTGGTGGGCAAGGTCGTCCGGGAACGGCGGGAGGAGGTCGTC is drawn from Nocardiopsis dassonvillei subsp. dassonvillei DSM 43111 and contains these coding sequences:
- a CDS encoding glutamate-5-semialdehyde dehydrogenase, with the protein product MSDIEREVHAVAGRARDAAADLAPLSRAVKDAALLAIADALVKRSDEITAANAEDVARAREDGTSPAMVDRLTLTPQRIEAIAEAVREIVELPDPVGESVRGSVLPNGLDLRQIRVPLGVIGIIYEGRPNVTVDAAALCLKSGNAALLRGSSSAYSSNTAIVGVLRDALEGTGVPVDAVQMVPGRTRESSTALMRARGLVDVLIPRGGGSLIQAVVRDSTVPVIETGEGLCHVYVDADADLDKAVAITTNAKAQRCSVCNSAETLLVHEAVAEEFLPRVLRALGESGVTVHGDPRVLEAAAAHPTGARVVEATEEDWATEYLSMDLAVRVVPTIDEALAHIRRYSTQHTEAIVTDSLKASRYFVSRVDSAAVMVNASTRFTDGGEFGFGAEIGISTQKLHARGPMGLTEMTSTKYVVTGDGHLK
- a CDS encoding phenylacetate--CoA ligase family protein, producing MTTNFGPRTSLGGAPSTAGALARLSRIPVLREKYLRHVSGASAPELSDLPTLDRDELGRAIDTLVRTDPSALTRASLNVMGGTRSTMRLGAVPADLYLDEIAPHVRPFEQGDLFTTLGTPFHMRACQELHNGLAARAGVPTLSMDAPTDQMIDAYLDLFERHGVNALGTTLDTFRSLLRYCAASGRDLGFLRKVLWSGPAMDAATRALIRTHFPHLRTWALFGSAETWIIGHSGPDCANDTLHPLPHQYTEIVDGRMLVTVTHEKAVVPLLRYETGVAAEWTACPCGLPGPAVRTHSRIDAPMGPLSRVVSPLDLVPLALRLDSVEAAQVVLVDPHTEDERLHLRVRLRPETRSELYTGEWIRQHVLSESLGLSEVTEEAPESFEVIVSRHMLRELPDGSAPEFLVREGGRLRIQSISSQGQGSYGTFSA